The Tachysurus fulvidraco isolate hzauxx_2018 chromosome 4, HZAU_PFXX_2.0, whole genome shotgun sequence DNA window TTCCATCTACAGTCACCCTACAGGGTCCATACAGGGTGTTTGTGGTGGTTTTAGACAGGAAGATGCAGCAAACATGCAAATACCGTCATTAGACCATTGTAAAGGTCACACGTGGCTCGTAAACTCAAGAACCCACGATGTGCACACAAGACCAAGAAAAGATCCTTCTCCAGGGCTCTGATGCAGGGTTCTGACACCaaacaaaaatagaatttaCACCTGTTTTGGGGTCCAATGTTCAGCATTGTATTCCCTTGCCATGTCACTCCACATTTGGTTTATGGCTCAAGTAGATATTCTCTGAAATGTTCATAAACAACTTAAATTTAAAAAGCGAGAAAAATGGCACATCGCACACTGAACACCAACAGTGTCCGGGTTAAATTTATATCAGACTTCCTTCAAGtcaagttaagtcaagtcaagtcaagtcacttttattgtcacatcaccacagcacatgtgccttggttagtgaaattcttaggagcaaactccagaaattgcagtacagttatacagataaagatataaataatgagttgacatgtgaaaatttgttcatatatatagttagtgcaatatgtgtgtacaatatgtacaattaacaaacataatgaaatcaacaggttatatgtgcagtatgctcatatatatatagccgGTACAATTTGtgtacaatataaataatttatttgtttatactgattgaaaatgtccagtAAGTCCATTTCCATTCCTTTGGTAGAATCGTacaccagtgtactggtaaaaagggttaaataatttaaaaaaaaattaaacagcaaaaataagcaaaacattcaatttaaatatttttatgacacacacattttagcTGTTGTAATGTTTCTAATCAGGACcaatacaaataattttaaaatgtaaagtacTAATATGTCATTGACCTACATACCTATAGgctcatttttaaagaaattcatttttatagagccattttaatttaatgctaTGACAAACATATCTCCTAAAATCAAAAGTCTTCTAGTTTTCTCCAACATGCTTAATACATTCTGAAAATCATGCTTTACTAATAAAAGTGACCTAAACTAAAATGATGTAAAGCAAATTTTGTAGGTAAAGGGTTGTATAAATCAccccaatttatttatttttttaataaaatcgttattatttattaaaaatgaattcttATTCATTGATTCAGTAACtgctataattattttaaaaaatgtgtctgTTTGGACAGGCTGAGCTCCATCTACTAAAAGTCTACTAGAACATAACTATtgcaaaaacagaaaataaaaacacagctttAAAACCACAGCACACTGTGAAAGTAGATTAACATCTTGTGGACATGTACTTGACCttggtagattttttttctctctaaataCTGCACACCTACAACTGCTGCACAACTGATCCAATGCTCATTTAACTTTACAACATAGCAAGTGATGAATCACAAATGTATTAATCCATCTCACACAACAATATctcatttctttatattttttctcattACTGATGATGACCGCATTTTGTCCTTAAACAAGTAAGAAGGATGTGACTAAATGGTAACCATTCTAACGGGCAGATGTCCCGTTAGAATGATCTTGGTTTACTTTCGATATCTGTGCCAAAAATCTTTGTGTCATCCTTTTTTCAACAGTCAGTATCACAGCGAGAttcaaaatacattaaaaaatttaaaagtgATGATTGCAGGGGAAGGTGCCATTGGATGGAGTAATAGAACCTAGtgaatgttgtggaacattAAAATGTACCACCAGCAGATGCCTCATAGTTTAAGGAcgtttaatgcaaaagatacaGACAAATGAATGCTGTTTTGTAGATAGAGAGCTGTTATAGATAGAGGTTTAATAAAGGGTTATTTGAGTTGATTTTGTAGCTTTAAACATATCTCACGTGTGTTTTTGaatgcatatacatacacattatatttgtaaatgtaatatcagtgagatgaatatatatggaatcagacacaaacacttGAACCTAGATCTGCTTTAATGTTCCCCTACAGGACTCCCTGAAACCTTTGGCCAGTACTCAGTCaaaaatgatgtatttttacGCAATCGGAAGCACCACAATAACgcagtgtgtatataaataaacagggTATATAAGAGTAGAGAAGTACCTGAACACGCAGATCTTAACCTGGTCAGGATCCTGGACCTGAAGGCTGAAGCCTCGCTGTGAGACCTCCATCTGTGCGCCATACAAACCGGCGTGAAACTCTTCAGACTTGTTAAAGTGTCCTCATCACTGGTCATGATGTAGTCAAATCTCTACTAAATAAAGCCCATGGACGAGAGGCACAGAATGAAGGAGAGCTTTCGCTTTCCTGTGTTCGCACCGCAGGTTAATGTCACGTCTCACGTCACCACTACATCAACTACCGGtttatacaaaaacaacaacccgCCGCTCTTAAAGTACACTTTACACGTCAAAGGTCGTCTTACTGAAACCAAACCTACAACAAAAACTTTAGCACGTACTCTATATGTAGGCTTGAACCCATGACACAGAGGAATTTTTCTTTCATACATGCATAACACATGAAAATCATAGTGGAAGTGTATGTTATGTTCACTATATATAACTTAGTGATATAACTTAGTGATTGACTGAtgtgaccacacacacgcacacacacacacacacacacacacacacacacacacacacacacacacacacacacacacacacacacacacagagagagatttcaCAGGTAAAACATTTAGagctatttatttgtatgtatttgaaAATAAAGTGGATTGAAGCAAGAGATGTTCTTAGGTTAACACTAGCTATAACAGTGTTTTATGGTTTTCTCCTTTTACCTTCAACTATCATCAATAACATAGAGCCTGTTTTAGATAGaaatacatcatacatttttagatttattcctACCAATACTAGTACAATTTAACCAACATCAACATTTATGAAGAGATACCTGTAGCACAATGGCGCTACAccaaatgattatttttattactagcagtatttttaaataatcttcaACTGGGTGAGTCTGTGTCTAGGATAGCcacagattcctgttcttaAGTGACAGAGTGAACACCAACGTATtggctgttgtagcccatctgttTCATGCAcgttgagatgcttttctgctcatcagctGTACTATAATAGTGAATTACAGGCAAACAGTGAATAAAATATGGTGTAGAATGGCAACAGAGTACTGTTGTACACcgtaataaagaataaataggGAAAAACAATGAGAatggtttaatattttataaaaataaagccaGAAGGGGCCAAGCAAACCATTACAGAATCTTCtggaaaaaggaaaatgtaagGACAGCCCTTATTATGCCAGTCCATTGGGTACCACacacccaggcacacacacacacacacacacacacacacacacacacacacacacacacacacacacacacacacagattgtcaCAGTTAGTGACAGTTACTCACAGTTACTCACAGttagtgagtttgtgtgtgtgtgtgtgtgtgtgtgtgtgtgtgtgtgtgtgtgtgtgtgtgtgtgtgtgtgtgtgtgtgtgtgagagagagagagagagagagagagagagagagagagagagagagagagagagagagagagagagagagagagtttagagGCAATCCACCTACTATTTTTATTGAGATTCAAGGAATTGGAGAACACAGAAGAAACCCAcatgacaaaacacacaaatcatcacctacggtataaagtaaatgGAGCTCAAGGTTGAACCTGATACCCTGACCCTAAGTGACTGTGCCTCTGCTACTCCACCATGAACGTCATGAACGTATGTCATCTACATTTCCTGTATGGAAAATCCCTGACCAATCCATCCAATGTCTTGATATTGGTAACTAAAGTGCGTAAGATAAACAATTTCTCCTCattgatgtgtttgttttgcagccCTCAGTACAAACCACATTTTGAAACATGACATCCAGTAGATTTATGTCCTAATACCTAGGTTAATGTGTAACTTTTGGGAAAAGCCATGATTTCAGAGGTTTTAAAATCTGGTAGCAAGACTCATTGCAGTTCATTTTAGCTGGAGATTGAGCAGCACAAGTCAAGGTaagaaaatctttttaaatcatataatcatatatGTACCTGATATGTATTGTAcatgtaattgtttttaaataaaatattctactTAGcagtatttaatgtttaatcactgatccagataaaaaaaaaaacatggatctGTCCCATGAATCCCCACAACCCCATGTATCCCCAGAAGGCCAAGCCATTTAGAAGACAGTATGGGTAaaaattttaatacattttaacagGTTTTAATCAAAGGAAACAGTGTGATAATAATCTGCAAATTATGCTAGCCAAAACCCACAGATTCACATTTCTAATGCCAATTAGCCATTAGATATCTATGTGAGCTACAGTAAACTAGCTAGCCAGATGAacactttgttttaaatataaaatattcctatcattataaatgataaataagtGCTGCTACAGCCTATAGGTAACACTCAGGATCATTTGTATCTTTGCTAGATACAGTATTTAGCTATGTAGCTAAGAGCATGCATGAATTAACATGAGCTAGTAGACTATCTTAGGATCCTAGAAAGCTACTAAAACCCCAACAGCATTTTGCTTGTGAGCTAATGTTACCTTTCTTAATATAATGTTGAAAATGGAAGTTCACTTAGTTCATGGTGTTTACTTGGTCTTTACTTGACAAGCCAAGATAACATAATGGCTCAAAACTGCAATACTCATTTTCAAGTTAGTTGTGACTTGCAGACATATGAAAAAAGAATTCTGCGAAATCAAGACTCATGTAGTTTTTTCCACCAAATGACTTACTCATACTCAAGTAATTTTCTTAATCACTACTTTTACTGTTACTGAAGTGAATTAATTATTACAGTAGcaatactttaaataaaatcagtgtGTTTTGTACTGCTGATTATATCTATAAGCTAAACAACACTTGAGTCATATTTGTTACTCTTGTTGTTTACTCTGAGTTAtgtgtgttgtgctgctgcTAGTTTGGTCACTGACCTTGTACATAGATCACTAGCACAAAGTGTGAAAAGTCTGTTCTAAATTCTTTGGTAAAAGTAAAAACTACAGCTTGTATTTTAATATGAAACATAATGTCAAATGCTAGTTAGCATAAAAttattaaagcatttatttcaagattgatttattaaagtttgttttgattataTCCCTTAGTTGTATCCTGTATCAGTTATCGTCTCTCTGGATAAAAGTGTAAACAACTCAACGTGAATAAATTACATTCCTCATAAAGAACATAGTCATTACTCATTCCTAGGTTCTTGTTAAACATCCAGTCAGGTCCAGTCTAATGTGTATGACGCATATTTGCACaagatagaaaaaaatcaatcaagtTAATGTGCCCCCTCAAAACTGCATTATTAACAAAATGGGTTGATATTCCAAGATTTCTGTTCACACAGTCATAAAAAAAGGTATAACTGCTAACCTGCTAATTacgtagcaccatggtcctggagaaatgttctTTCATTTCACACTGCATCAACTATTCAtgcttgaaatgacaataaaaagcttcttgactcttgacccCACACCTAGCCCTCATCTTAACCTTTGTAACTTTTAATATGCAAACTGTACTTAAATAATTCACATAATCTATTTAAATACTTGAGTACACTTAGTTGTGTACACAGATTTGAACTCATTTTAAGCAGTTTACAATGTTTTATTATAGTTAAAGATAATCCTCATGCTTTTTTGTGGACTGACTGTGTTTTAGGCCCTCGCTGAGATTTTTGACAAAGGAAGATGAAACTGCTTCTTCTAATCCTCATCTGCGTTGCAATGGGAATAGCCAACCGTGTGTATATCCATCCCTTCCAGCTCTTTAGCTCTGGTGATGTCACTTGTGAGATCACTAACAGTAAAGACAAGGAGCCTTTAGAGAGCATTCATTCTCTGACTGCCATTCAAGCCAGCACAGAGCCAGATCCCCGGCCTGCAATCGAAGAACTAAAGAACCTCACCCAGTGGACTGCTGTGGTGGCTGAACTGCAGAACTCTCTGGGATTGCGAATGTATGATGCACTAAGCCGCAAGCAACGGGACATTAACATACTTTTCTCTCCTCACACTGCCTTTGGTACCTTGTTAAATTTGTACCTTGGAACCTCCAAGACTACTGCCAGTGATTATGAGGAATTTTTGGGACTCACCTGGAATATTGAGAAGTCTGTTTGTACAAAAGTTATCAACGGACACAAGGTACTACGTGCACTTAAAGCCATTAGTTCATTAAGTGATGGACCTCAAGATGAGTTCAGAACCCTTGTTTGGACCTTTGTAAGCAGCAATGCTGACTTGTCCAAGGACTTTGCACATGGCATTCAAGAGTTTTCAGACACCTCTTTTATTCGAGCTGTGAACTTTTCCCAACCCAAAGAAGCTGAGGCACAAGTTAACTTGTTCATCCAGAAGACATCCCACAGCAAGGTTGAGAACCTTTTTAAAGATATAAGCAAATCAACAAACCTGCTGTATGCAAGCTCTGCACATTTTAAAGGTGGGTGTTTAAGGTCATTTATTTTTAGGCATCTTTGATTAGAACTTGAACTGAGACCTTCTAAAATATTTAACACCTTCATATGCTCTTTGAAACAAGGGATTCTCAGgcattatttagatatttttggGGTCTAGATTTCTAAAAAGGGCCACCACAGTAGTACAGCGGGTGGTGTTGCCTCACAGCTCTAGGACCTCAGTTCTGTCCTAAGCTTGGGTGCTACGTAGATTTTATGTGCATGTTTGTCCTGTGTCAAAGTAGGTTCACCGGTTTCCTCTCACATCTCAAAAACATGCAAACAGATGTATAGAATAAGTTGAGCAGgatgtgaataagtgtgtgaagGTGTTTCCCATCAATGGTGTATGGTTTTGATAAAAGCTACAAAAGCAATTCAATAGGTCTCTCTGCATAAGGACAAATGCAGTGGTGCTTTTTATTGCCACTTGGAAGGTTGGTGTTCCATTAttctgccactgttggggccTTGAGCAAGACCATTTAAGCCTCTCTGGCTCACTAGCTCTGTATCATAACTGATCCTGTGCTTTGACCCCAAATGTctaagctgggatatgcaaataaaaagaatttcaaTATATACCATAGGTGACAAGTAAAGGCTTCTTCTGAATGctacaaatgtaaatataactTTGTAACATTCTCCAGTCATTTACTGCTGGACACATTGTTGGATAGATGCTTTACTGACTCTCAGAAAATGTGTAATCATTTGAAATGCAATTATTTATAGGAAACTGGAGAACAGCTTTCCAGCCAGAAAAGACAACTCTGCAAGACTTCCATATTAACGAGATGTCCACTGTGAAAGTACCTCTCATGACACAAACTGGTGACTATATGCACCTCAGTGATCCTGACAAAAAGTGCACTGTTATTAAGCTTGGCCTTAGCAAGCAGACCTACATGCTATTGGTACTTCCTAACGAGGGAACCAGACTGCAAGACATTGAAAATCAGCTCAAGACAGACACCATATCTACATGGCATGGACATCTAAAGGAGAAGTGAGTAGCTTCTTTGAACTTCTTTCAGTTGAAGAGTTATTTTGGGTTAAACTTATTTTAACAGACAAAAGATGTGagttgggggcacggtggcttagtggttagcacgttcacctcacacctccattgttgggggttcgattcctgcctccgccttgtgtgtgtgtggagtctgcatgttctccccgtgtctcgggggtttcctccgggttttCCGgtttttctcccccggtccaaagacatgcatagtaggttgattggcatctctggaataattgtccgtagtgtgtgattgcgtgagtgaatgagagtgtgtgtgccctgcgatgggttggcactccgtccagggtgtatcctgcctcgatgcccgatgacgactgagataggcacaggctccccgtgacccgagaagttcggataagcggtagaaaatgaatgaaatgaatgaagatGTGAGATAAACATAGGTCCAAGGTTCAGCCCCATAGCACAGGAGTCGGCCTTGAGATATCAATAATTAAGAGAAAACTGCGACTCTGTTACCAGCACATAAACATTTACAGGTAAATCtatacattttgtaattttCATTTCTTCCATAGATATCTGGAATTGTCCCTGCCTAAATGCTCTGTGACAGCTGTGACTGATCTGAGATCGTTGCTCTCCGATATGTCTGTTGATAAATTCCTGCTGTGTTCCGAAACCAACTTTCAGAGACTCAGCACCAAAGGCAATTTCACAGTCGACAaggtaaatttatatatttttttaaattatgaaataaaGGACCAAATAATTCTAACCCATTTAAGTTAGTTCAGTTTATTTTGAGAAGAGATTTCTTTTCAAATTAGGGAGCCACACAGGTTTCATAATTCTTCATTCCAGATCCATTCCTAATAGCTGTAAAGACCTCACACTACTTTGGGATATAATTTAAAACCAAtctgaaacatttcatttaagCTTCTTTGCCTGATTTCTGACAGGTGATCAACAAAGTTCTTTTCGAGATGTCCGAGGAAGGAAAGCAGGTTCTGAACAAGTCTCAGGATGAGAGAGTTCCTCTGAGAGTCACCGTGGACAGACCCTTCCTTTTTATCATTGTAGAGGGCAACACTAATGCTATACTCATGCTGGGAAGGATACAGAACCCAACCCTTTAAAGCACAGTACGATCCCAACTGACGTGTAATATTATTGTCCCTCAGCTTCTTTCAACTAAAAACAGTTTATTACAACATACACGAGTAACTGTCTTCAATATCAAATGAATATGGATGATTTAATGTATGGTACATTATATGCTATCTGAATGTATTAAAAGAAGACTAATTACAATACAAGTCTTTTTATCTTCCAGTGGCATTACACATACCTACTACAGACCTACCTCCTAGCCAATACTGTACAGCAGgggtattcaactaaaattccaagaggtccagttactaaaatttcctcccagcaaaggtccgaatcttatattgtcacttaaaagtGTAcactcatgttaataaaatcaataacgcacatacatttctatataatttattgttaaatttcaagtgtttttaaagtctgaacttgtatggcacttgaatggaaaacaatactgtagttgtctttactacatgtcaactgcacatgaacgaaagatttatctttttattaatatcaaagagcttatataatcttataataaggagatgcttaatatgatattagaattttaacgggtccgggcagacctgTCACTCGatccggatccggaccgcggtccgccatttagTGATGCCCGCTGTACAGTAACTTTCCCTtaacagacattatatatattatatattatattatacatttaacacTGAATTGCAGCATTAATAAACCATAAGTACTCAACACTTGTattaactgatttttttaaattataaaccaAATATGAAACTtcgaatgaacgaatgaacgaatATTCATTCCAACATAAGCTACAATTACCAATTTACATGCACTTGCCACAATtcctaaacaaaaaataaataaaagattcctGCAGCTATATAATATCATGTATCAAAACCACGTAGCAGACGCACAATGCAtcaaaatcatgcagatacaaatCATGACTGTTAAGCCCTGCATGGCTGTTGGTCAGACCGTccggtttgagtatttcagaaactgctgatgtcctgggattttcacacacaatagCTGCAATGACTGAGCATGGTGAAATGAACAGATGAATCGGTTGTACCTGTCTGGAAGTATATAGTTACTCAAACAATCCCTCTTTACAACTGCAGTGAGCAGAacagcatgcacaaaacatcacaTTTTGATCTTTTGATCTTACTGGGTTCATACTGGGCACTTCCTCTTAACTAAAAACAGGCCATCATAGGCACAAGCTGATTAAAAtagttttgagaaaaaaaaaatccactaatTGTTAGACTGGTTCAAGTTTACAGGAAGGCTATGGTAATTCGAATTACAACACTTTACTACAACCATGGTGAGTAGGAAAGCATTTTAGAATTCACAGCATATCAAATTTGAGGTGGAAGACCAGATCCTGTCAGCCAAAAAAAGGAATCTAAGGCTACAGACAGTATCGgtcaagattaaaaaaaaaaaaaaaaaatcagtttattaCTGTCCAACTTGTATGCAGTccaagatgcttttctgctcaccatggatATGATGCAGTGTTATTTGTGCTACCTTGCCTTCGTGCCAGTTGAAACAGCACCGGGTCCATTATCCTCTGACCTCTTTCATCAACAAGAAGTAAAAATCAGCCTTTTTAGTATCATAGAAATCTATAATACAAGCAAAAACACGGGTGATAATTTGCCAAGCCTTTTATTGTCAATGATATGATGATATGAGAAGTTACAGTAGTCTCAGCTTTGTTCAGTAGAACATATGAATAACAACAGAATGTTGACAGATGTGCGAAATGTAAAATGCATCCTGTCAGGGTCACTGAGCACTTGGCTTGGCAACTTGCCTCAGAATAGGCACTGTGTCAGAAAATATATGAAACGGAATCTGACATGGTGCTTAAGCTTATGACATAATTTTCATGTTAGATCaattgtttatgtaaatgtgaaggACAGGATATAAGACATAATGGCATTGTAGTCCCTTTCTAGTACACAGAATTTACATTGCATATCATTAATAATCCCCTTGACCAATGTGATTAAACATTTATCATTCTAAAATAtccaaaagtttaaaaataaataacacctgTCCACATGGAAACATTCTTGTTGTGTGCTTCTTCATCACAGGCAAAGCTCACAGCTCAAAGATTTGCGACTTTCACCTTATAACTGCACTGCGACATGGCTGTAAATCATTCGGAAAGTCTTTTTGTTTTCCTCCGTGAGCTCTGTGAGCACCTGCCTGCTGAAGCGCTGTAGATAAGGAACTTCCTGTCAACCTGAAGGATGAGTCCTAAGAGCCAGCATGCTCTGCTGTGGCGAGATCCCGTGCCTCCCGCACCAGGTCCAGCAGAGCGGAGAACATGGTGATGTCGCTCGGCTGGAGTCCCATCTTCTGAATCTGTTAAAGGGAACGTGAACGTGTTAGTTGCTGAAATTATGTGCACCTTTGGTTTCATCAGCCtgaattataaaaatgaaaccgttacaaaattaaaataagttatTTAATAAGTCCTTCATCATGACTTCATCCATCAGGGCACTGATCGAGGAGTTGGCCAGTTTAAAATCGCAGAATCCTTCCACTGTCCACTGGAACTCCcttaaaaaaatcccacaattcACCACTAAAACCAGGAAGCATCAATGGACACCATGTTCCCTAACTGGAACTGATGTCATGTTTCCTAAAGTCTCTCAGCTTTCATCCACATCTGTAAGTAGCTTGTCATCGCTACGGTCACAATTTTAGTAATgctttctttatatttacttcatgttctgattttttttcaaaaccacTAGCTAGCCTGTGATCATGCTTGAAATACCTTGAACTTTTGTAACCTACTGTAACCAATGTAAAAAACGATGGCTAAgataatggtggtggtggttgatAATTGTGAGTGGTGATGCTTTACCACGCAAGACCTTAGTCATGTCTTTGGAAACTGAGTCAGGAGTGTCCTACTGTGTAGTGAGCCAAGATCCTTATCAGTGTCCCAAATCGTGTCCATGGGAGCTGACACT harbors:
- the agt gene encoding angiotensinogen, encoding MKLLLLILICVAMGIANRVYIHPFQLFSSGDVTCEITNSKDKEPLESIHSLTAIQASTEPDPRPAIEELKNLTQWTAVVAELQNSLGLRMYDALSRKQRDINILFSPHTAFGTLLNLYLGTSKTTASDYEEFLGLTWNIEKSVCTKVINGHKVLRALKAISSLSDGPQDEFRTLVWTFVSSNADLSKDFAHGIQEFSDTSFIRAVNFSQPKEAEAQVNLFIQKTSHSKVENLFKDISKSTNLLYASSAHFKGNWRTAFQPEKTTLQDFHINEMSTVKVPLMTQTGDYMHLSDPDKKCTVIKLGLSKQTYMLLVLPNEGTRLQDIENQLKTDTISTWHGHLKEKYLELSLPKCSVTAVTDLRSLLSDMSVDKFLLCSETNFQRLSTKGNFTVDKVINKVLFEMSEEGKQVLNKSQDERVPLRVTVDRPFLFIIVEGNTNAILMLGRIQNPTL